ACAGATTTCAACCTGTAagtaaacaaacagttttcttccACCATATAAAACACTTCCCACCTCACTGGTGCCAAAGGTCATCACAATAAAGCTGAAACATAACTGAAAAAATGTTACCTCTGAATCCATTGGATGAGCCTCTGTAGCCATTGATCATGCCCCTGGCATTGCGGGGTCCGCCACGGGACATGCCTCTGCTATTGTAGAAGGATTGAGCCTGCCTGCCGAAGCCTGGGCCCTGCTGGGAAGGCTGCTGATGGCCTCCTGACTGGTCTTGGGAATGGAAAGCACcaactactaaaaaaaaaaaaaaagaaaaaaaaaaaaaacatggggtTGGTTGCCCCAAAACATATGCAAGTCAATCTCTAGTCACAGTCAAACGTACAGTATTTACGTAATAGAGTTTAACTGGAATGTAATCCCAGGAAGACAAAATGTGGCACAAtcaaaaaaacagttaaaatctGCCCACCTGATTGCAGTTGTTCTGACTGCATGTCCGTCTGCTCCACAGGATGCTGCGACTGGCTGCTGAAGGCCTGGTTGTAGCTGTTCTGGTATTGGTTGGCCTGGTTCAAAGCCTCTGTCTCATTAGCTGGCGGGACTGGGGCATTGAGGTTGAACACCTGAGGGTAAACAAGGGCCACATTGTGGTGAAGCCAAAACCAGAGGAAAGGTCACAGGCTCATTAGGAGTAAAGTCCATTACTCACCATTTCCTGGATATAGCTGCATGACTACAAAGCCATACAACTGCAATATGATGAGAGGGCACTTAAGCAATTCTTAATGGAGCCCATAGCATTTCTGCTTCAACACAAAGTGCTGCAAATAGCCTTTTTAGCTTTATGACAGGCCAGATACTCCAGTCTTTGAATAAACCTGATCATTAAATATGTTTAATACAGCTATTGTTTGGTAATATGTGTAACTGTTCAGTAggtttaattaaagaaaaacaagaaatagtGTCACCACGGTCTTACCGTCTGCATTGACTGGAATGGTGCAGCGTTAACATTGATTCCACTGCTGTGAGGAGCTTTGGAAACAGACTGGAAAACCTGCGTCTGAGAGGCAGGGGGGAGAGCTGTAGAGGGGGGAGGCTGCTCTGACGACAAGGACATTGAGGTCTGTTGAAGAGGGGAGACAATACAAGTTGCTGGACTGAAAACTACCGGTTTGATGATTGAGTGATTTGGAGGCTGTCAGCTGAGTAATAGTTTAAAAACCTAACGTTTCAAAAAGTGAAAGTTATtacaggaaacaaaagaaaaaaaatctacaacaTATTATGAGTGCAAGTATGtataagaaagaaaagcagtgcaTGGTTTACCTGGATGGGGTCGATTGATTCTGTTGAGGGTCGAGGATCTGGTGTGTGTGAGGTCTGATACATGGGGGGCGGTGTTGGGGAGACGATGGGGACCTGTAAACATATTCTGTGTTTAAAGATTTCTTCCTGGTGTGTACTCTATCAGTATTGTCTTCTCATTACTTACTTGTGTGGGCTCAGGTTGGACAGGAACAGTGTTGGGTTGCGATAGCCGGGACTCTGGGTGAACTAAGAAGATTTGAATATTGCACTTTAGTCAACAAGAAATCCAACTGTAAGCTTTTGGTTTTAATATTTGCACATCACATAAAATCATAACCGAGTTGCTCTTTTGAAAACCCACCGGGAGGACACACCATCTGTGGTAAGTCCATGTTCTGAGCAGGTTTCATGGGCTGCGCTGACACAATGGCTGGGTCAATGGGTGGTCCGTCAAACTCCAGCATGGAATCCTAAGAACAGAGAAGTAATCAGCACCACACTAAAACATCTACAACTGTTTACAAACTGTTATTCCAACCACTATCTCCTCACCTGCATGAAGTTGTACGTTCCCTGCATCTGTGCCATTAAGTCCTGCACCGCCTGCTTCCTGACCATGGGATCAGTAGGTGGCACAGGAGACGCTAAGTTCATGGGGTGAGTCTCCAGGGCAACAGGGGGAGCCGCAGGCTGCAcgggctgctgctgttgctgcatgGCACTGACTGCCTGAGAATGCAGGACAGACAAAGAGGTGAATGgacatgcaaaaacaaaagctgaataAAGAAAAttggaataaaaaaatgaagtaaTAGAGCAGGATGTGAGCATCCACATAGGAACCTAAGTCAGTGGTATTAGGTGAACCTGAGCATTCATGATTCTTGGTGTCAATGTTGCAAACAAATGTTCCTGACTACATCTATAGTTAGATGCAGACTGCGTGCACTATAAAACAGCAGTACATTTCATCCAGGGACACCATGGCCTTATCAGCTTTCTGACTATTTGGCTGCAGCCATTACAATTCTCATTAGGAAGACTGACTGTGATTCCAAAAAAAGGATGACTGGACAAATATCTGACAGAAACTtgtctggcaaaaaaaaaaaccccagaaaaaCTATCATTCAAAGCAAACGATCTGATATGATGCACTGACATATCTAACCTGAATATCTCATAACCAGTTTGAAcatgacacagagagaagaaaatgcagGCATCACATGACAACAGTAGTAGCAACTCAGCAATACATTGTTTACTTGTGAAAGGTTGTTTACTCGTGGAAAGTGCATCCAAAAGTTTTTAGAGCTTGTTGCCATTTTGTGGCTACATTACCAGTAGCAGAAACATTTCAGATCccaatattataataataataaagtccCAATGTTAGCTTTAGAATGACTTTCTGCATTAAAGTTCCAAATAGTTTGACTTAAAATATTCTGTAGATGTTTGCAAATTCTGCTTCCTAGTGCTTAACTAAGTCCAACCTCGTCAACTAATTAAGTTACAAATTGAGCTGAAACTGAATTAATTTATCGTTTCAAGATGTGCTTGTTAGATTAGGGTATACTTTCACTGAAACAACAATCTGGATTAATGTCTCAGATAGCTAAAACCAGACTTATCACAATGGAGCTTCCCTCTTTAAAATGGAGGTTATTTGAAGTGAGATTGTTTTTACCACGCAATACAAATTCTAAATCAGCAAATAATTTCAGTCccagaaaaacaacatctcTGTAGTTTACCTCTGTTTCCGTGGTCCACTCATCCCCCTGATCCTTCTCACTGCCACTGTATGTGCCGTCTGGAATGAACTGTCTATTTACAAACTggagagggggggtggggggtggggggggaccAAACATCACCacaatgctaaaaaaaaataatacaatcaGTTCCAAGACTTCAATGGCGAGAGGAACATTAATCTCACCTCTGTTGTTTCCACCGCAATGGGCTCTGTGAACTCCTCAATTATTTCAGTTTCTGTAAAGAGAATAACAATTTAGAGACTGCAGTGCTGATCTCTGTATAACTTGTTCATAACAGTCATGTTTGGTGCAGAATGACTTCAGAGAACGGTCAGGACCTGGATCGACAGTCTGCTCTTCTGCTTCTGACGATTCAGccactgctgttgctgttgctgttgctgttactactgctgctgctgctgccgccgccactggctcttcctcctcttcttcctcacacACCCCATTTTGGTGAGATGGAACCCGGTCAAAGTACCCGCTCAGAAGAACCTGGTCCAAAGTCTCTTTCAGTGCCTTGTCTaccagaggaaaaacacagtcaGCATTCTACTGGAAAGTCAAGTCATAAAAGCAAACATGGACTCATCATATTTACCAAGTCACAATTCTCAAGCTAGTATATTGCGGGAAAACAGCGAGAATCAGGGTGGAGATCGGTGATGGTGGGGTAATGTTGAAGTTGTTAACACAGATTTCCCAACTCTACTTGCAAAACAGATCTGTACTTTCACAAGTGAAggcattttcttaaaaaaaaaaaagaccttaaAACTACATAGCATTATTCAATCAGTCCCTAAGATGACAATTACAAagatataaaaggtgaaaacaacaaaaacgtATGACATTGTTGACCAGCTCTGGATGACAGGGAACTTGGGAGAAGGGAAATGAATGAGGTCACATGATCATTTTAACAAGCTCAGCTAGCCAGAGTGTGCACACTGTGGCAATCAAAGCCAAACACAGGGCTTTCCTTTGGTCCCAAACTCAACACTGTGCCTGTGATACACACCAAATTTTAACATCCAACTTTAAGTCCCTGAAAACAAGGTTACAGACCTTCATATCATATCATTTTGGGGAGAATGAACTGAAAACTGCATTTCTTAAACTAGTGACTGATTAGATTAGAAATATGCTACTATAACAATCATGACTTGTAATTTACTAGAAAACTCTAGAAAAGCCCTTAAGCTAGCTCAGGCATTTCCAGTTTTGGCTCTGCAGGCAAAGCAGGTCAATGTTATTTCCTTTACGGCCTCGTGCCTCAGGCCAACAAGTCTGCTGCTGCCTGAATAAATATCCCCCCGAGTCACCAAGAGAGACCTCCTTACTGAGGTGAAAGGGTTGGCTGATGTCACTACTGTGAACTGGGTCACCAGTATCCTAATGTGGCTCCAGAGATCTGACCAGTGGAACCACAGACGACGGGACCACTGGCACTCTGCCCCGCTGCTGAGTCAGGATAAGCCCACAGTGCTCAGCCCGAGAGCAGAATGCAGCAGTGCGAGTCCCGAGACCAGACCGCTGAGAATGCAGTACGCCAATATGCCCGAGCCCTGATTATTCACATCACAGCCCTGCACACATACTGCTTTAACAAAACACAATGCACATGCTACATTAACATATTAAGACTGGTTTATACCCTACAGTACTTTATGACAAGAACGTATTGTTTAGAGCTTTTACCATCTCCTTGGGATTACTTATAAGAATGTGAAAATTACTTTTGATAAAAAGCTTTCTGATAACTGCTGTGTCACTGACCATCTGATAAAATGTCCTGCCAACAATTTTCACCACCAGCTGGGCATCTAAATTAAGCCAGTTTATCTTGAACAATGAATCTCCTATCATTTAAACTTAACTTAACTAGGGTGTAATTAACAATTTTCACTGCTAGGTTATCTGACAGGTATTTTCTCTATGAAATATTAATCATTAATCAAAAACATctaacacaaatgcaaaagaaaaaaactgtttaattttctgtgaaGTAACTACTCAATTCATTGACTAACCTTGTTCTGAAAATAATTAGCCAAAGCAAGACAGTCACTAAAAGACTACTGAGTTCCACCACTTAAAACATTTGACTTACATGTTGTTCCAACCACAGCCTTGTCCTTCCCTTCCAGCAGGTCCCAGAGGTGCACAGATGCTTCTTCATACTGGTCAGCCAACCTGTGAGCATAGAGATAAGTTGCACctagttaaaaaagaaaaaaagaactctTCTGCATCTCAAATTGATTAAGATATTAAAGCTTTAGCCCAACCTGACATTTTGGTCGCGGTCTGGCCCAACTAATTTGTAGAACTCATCAAAAGCTGTGAGGTCTGCATCTGTCAGCAGCGGTGAGCCGGCAACTCCTTGCTTCAGGTCCTGCCGCACAGTGTCATCTCCCAGCCGGTCCAGGAGGAACTGCAGCTCCAGAATTGTCTTCaacctcctctgctctgcctcctcccGCTGCAGCTGCTCCCGCCGTGCAGACTTCTTCACCACCTTCTGGATCTAATGGTAATATACATGAGCCACACAAAGCTGAGTTTCTACCACTCAGGACAGACACCGCTCTGAGGGAACATTATCAGAAAATGGCCTTACATCTTGTCCCAGTGTAATGAACGTCTTCTGCAATTCTCGGGCAAATTCCAAGTTATTCATGACTTCCGTGTATTTAGAGAGGGCCTCCTAAAAAAGTGAAGGAGAAAtagacatttcacacattaatGGGTTGTAAAATCTTTGTAAGAATTACAAGATCATATTAGATTTATGTACGATTTATGTATGAGTGATGAAGGCTTCAGTGTACACACCAGCTGGTCCTGATTGAGACGCTCCCCTTTATTCTTCCTGACTTGATAATCGTCCAGTTTGCTCTGTGGAAGACCATCCAAAATGCAGCAGACAGTTTAGAAAGTTAACACCTATTAGGTGGAGAAATTCTTGTTGCCTCTGAGCTAGAGATGTGGCTCCATGTTGTTATCAGGAAGAATCTGGAACAAATGGCTGTCAAAAGTCCTCACCTTTTTCTTCTCCATGTTGCGAACCTTCTTGTCGATGACACAAAGCACTTGCTTCAAGACTTCGGACTGACCACCAAGTGCAAAATTGCCTGTTGACCCTGGAGCGGATCCCACTTCTGGGCTGGCAGACTGCACTGTCCTGTTTGCATTCATCGCTGAGGGCATCTAGAAATTAAAGTATGAAATGTTAAATTTCCATGGCAATAATGAGGGCTTTTGCCTGTTTTTGTCTGCCAATTGTCTTCTCAGTCGTACTAAACATTTGATCTATTAACGGTCAGAAAATAGTATAGATGCACTTTTCAGATACTCGAGACGGGTTTCAGTGCAGAGACAGTTTCTCTGTCAGTGCCATCctatattacattacattaaatgAATTCAGCCACAGCCCCTGACTCAGCTTGTAGTACCACAGTAATTTCATGCAGCAAAGTACACAGATTTTGAATCTAAGTAAAAGAAAGGACAGGAATTGAACAGGTAATCAGTATCGGTAGATACCCTGAGTTGAGATAACATTGTCTGTATCAGGAGAGAAGAGGCAGGGCCGATGCCTCCTCAGAAAATAGggaaaatgtccatcacagctTCTACATGAGAAATTCTCAGATTTCATTATACAGTGGATATTAATCAATGGGAAAAAATTATCAGTAACTATTTAGACAATCAATATAttgcaaaaatgccaaacatttgatgGGTCCAGGGTTTCAAATGTGGCAACTAGTAGCTCTTCTTGGTCTTAAAATTACAGTTAATTCTGTTCTGAGGTGCTCTAGGATATTGtgactttatatatatattatagaCTAATccagaaattaaaaaacagattaatcaatgaCGTGAACGTTCGATTTTAACTGTCAAAGATACGCCTGATTTTTAGATGAAGCTCTAAAACAGACTGGCAGAGATACAGTGGATGTCACAGATATCAAACGCCACAGAGAGGTTAAGTATGAATGGCCAACAGTAAAATAGTGTAAGCTCTCTGTGGAAAAACGAAAGGTAGGACTCATTAGCTCAAGCAGAACAGCGCAGCTATGTGTTGCAGACGGTGCATTATCGGTGTTATCTAGATGTAAATGATATATAGACGTTAGGTATAGTTTCGTAACAAACTAAATATACCAGTCAGAACATATCCCCAAGAATTTCATCGTAGCAGCTGGCTAACTTTAGTCCAAACTGTTCGTGAACTAGTAGGAGAACATTTTTAACCCTGTACTATCTCCTTTTCATACATATTATCCTTCTAACACGGGCTACGAAGCTGTGTCCTCGGCTGGCAACGCTATGGCCCAATGTTGTCCCAGCAATGCGGTCAACTCCCGGTGTCTGGTAAACGGCCCTGTCCGTTAGCACACACCACTGACTTAGCATCCTCACACACTGCTAGCTCCAGGTAGCGAGGCGTGCTAGCCGAGCGCCAGCCGGGAGCCTCGTTCCCCAAGCGGCGCGCCCCCTGATTCACCCACCTTGATGTTTTATATATCCACAGGGGAGCTTCCTAGCGAAATGTACGAAACGGCCaagttgttattattgttgtgttgctttattttctatttcacTCTAGTGTAGGATCCGCCCCGCCGGCCTCACCGACAACTGAGACGG
The window above is part of the Toxotes jaculatrix isolate fToxJac2 chromosome 5, fToxJac2.pri, whole genome shotgun sequence genome. Proteins encoded here:
- the caprin1b gene encoding caprin-1b isoform X1 — its product is MPSAMNANRTVQSASPEVGSAPGSTGNFALGGQSEVLKQVLCVIDKKVRNMEKKKSKLDDYQVRKNKGERLNQDQLEALSKYTEVMNNLEFARELQKTFITLGQDIQKVVKKSARREQLQREEAEQRRLKTILELQFLLDRLGDDTVRQDLKQGVAGSPLLTDADLTAFDEFYKLVGPDRDQNVRLADQYEEASVHLWDLLEGKDKAVVGTTYKALKETLDQVLLSGYFDRVPSHQNGVCEEEEEEEPVAAAAAAAVVTATATATAVAESSEAEEQTVDPETEIIEEFTEPIAVETTEFVNRQFIPDGTYSGSEKDQGDEWTTETEAVSAMQQQQQPVQPAAPPVALETHPMNLASPVPPTDPMVRKQAVQDLMAQMQGTYNFMQDSMLEFDGPPIDPAIVSAQPMKPAQNMDLPQMVCPPVHPESRLSQPNTVPVQPEPTQVPIVSPTPPPMYQTSHTPDPRPSTESIDPIQTSMSLSSEQPPPSTALPPASQTQVFQSVSKAPHSSGINVNAAPFQSMQTVFNLNAPVPPANETEALNQANQYQNSYNQAFSSQSQHPVEQTDMQSEQLQSVVGAFHSQDQSGGHQQPSQQGPGFGRQAQSFYNSRGMSRGGPRNARGMINGYRGSSNGFRGGYDGYRPPFANTPNSGYAQTQFNTPRDYSNGNYQRDGYQQNYKRGAGQGPRGVSRGSTQAMRS
- the caprin1b gene encoding caprin-1b isoform X2 — translated: MPSAMNANRTVQSASPEVGSAPGSTGNFALGGQSEVLKQVLCVIDKKVRNMEKKKSKLDDYQVRKNKGERLNQDQLEALSKYTEVMNNLEFARELQKTFITLGQDIQKVVKKSARREQLQREEAEQRRLKTILELQFLLDRLGDDTVRQDLKQGVAGSPLLTDADLTAFDEFYKLVGPDRDQNVRLADQYEEASVHLWDLLEGKDKAVVGTTYKALKETLDQVLLSGYFDRVPSHQNGVCEEEEEEEPVAAAAAAAVVTATATATAVAESSEAEEQTVDPETEIIEEFTEPIAVETTEFVNRQFIPDGTYSGSEKDQGDEWTTETEAVSAMQQQQQPVQPAAPPVALETHPMNLASPVPPTDPMVRKQAVQDLMAQMQGTYNFMQDSMLEFDGPPIDPAIVSAQPMKPAQNMDLPQMVCPPVHPESRLSQPNTVPVQPEPTQVPIVSPTPPPMYQTSHTPDPRPSTESIDPIQTSMSLSSEQPPPSTALPPASQTQVFQSVSKAPHSSGINVNAAPFQSMQTVFNLNAPVPPANETEALNQANQYQNSYNQAFSSQSQHPVEQTDMQSEQLQSVGAFHSQDQSGGHQQPSQQGPGFGRQAQSFYNSRGMSRGGPRNARGMINGYRGSSNGFRGGYDGYRPPFANTPNSGYAQTQFNTPRDYSNGNYQRDGYQQNYKRGAGQGPRGVSRGSTQAMRS